A single Amphiura filiformis chromosome 8, Afil_fr2py, whole genome shotgun sequence DNA region contains:
- the LOC140158772 gene encoding uncharacterized protein, protein MATKGATMLRPFMCPVCRAMFYSFDNFSQHIRRHKIRCKTHLNHCQGMGALSDQVFHRYGMKEHVITQRSHGRKPHQCEYCQKCFSSSSNLKEHIQTHTMEKPFQCQYCQKCFARRRGLASHIRTHSKETPYQCEYCQKYLLTSSSLKLHIRTHTKEKPYQCPYCQKCFTQAGTLKEHIRIHTMEKPFQCQYCQKCFARRQGLTIHIRTHSKETPYQCQYCQKYLLTSSSLKLHIRTHTKEKPYQCQYCQKCFAQAGILKEHIRIHTKEKPYQCEYCQKCFRQAGTLKAHIRTHTNEKPYQCENCGECFAYIYLLKIHVGKCNGTLSFNKRHHQCQFCQKYFSESSDLKVHIKGHTGKKRVISVTFVLNALQQIITSKGTLQLIPKRNPTSVCNAINALHKMPISKNTSELTLMRNPISVNIVRNVLVQSLISKRTSELITTRNPINVNIVRNVLHEIIILNNTSELTPMKNSTNVSFARNALEAILIL, encoded by the coding sequence ATGGCAACAAAGGGGGCAACAATGTTAAGACCTTTTATGTGTCCAGTTTGCAGGGCCATGTTCTACTCTTTTGACAACTTTTCACAACATATACGTAGACACAAGATAAGATGTAAAACACACCTTAACCATTGTCAAGGCATGGGTGCCCTGAGTGATCAAGTTTTCCATAGATATGGGATGAAAGAACATGTAATCACACAAAGATCCCATGGAAGGAAACcacatcagtgtgaatattgtcagaaatgcttttcaTCAAGTAGCAATCTGAAAGAGCACATCCAAACTCACACCATGGAGAAACCTTTTCAGTgtcagtactgtcagaaatgttttgctcggAGACGGGGCCTCGCAAGCCATATCAGAACTCACTCTAAAGAGActccatatcagtgtgaatattgtcagaaatatttGTTAACAAGTAGCAGTCTAAAactacacatcagaactcacaccaaagagaaaccctaccagtgtccgtactgtcagaaatgttttacacaagcGGGTACTCTCAAagagcacatcagaattcacaccatggagaaaccttttcagtgtcagtactgtcagaaatgttttgctcggAGACAGGGCCTCACaatccatatcagaactcactCTAAAGAGACTCCATATCAGTGTcaatattgtcagaaatatttGTTAACAAGTAGCAGTCTAAAactacacatcagaactcacaccaaagagaaaccctaccagtgtcagtactgtcagaaatgttttgcacaggcGGGCATTCTCAAagagcacatcagaattcacaccaaagagaaaccctatcagtgcgagtattgtcagaaatgttttagacAAGCTGGCACTCTAAAAGCGCACATCAGGACTCACACCAACGAAAAACCCTATCAGTGCGAGAATTGTGGAGAATGTTTTGCATACATTTATCTTCTCAAAATACATGTTGGCAAATGTAATGGAACCCTGTCCTTTAATAAACGCCATCATCAGTGTCAGTTCTGTCAGAAATACTTTTCAGAAAGCTCCGATTTGAAAGTGCAcatcaaaggtcacacaggaaAGAAACGCGTTATCAGTGTAACATTTGTTTTAAATGCTTTGCAACAAATAATCACCTCAAAAGGCACACtacaactcataccaaagagaaaccctaccagtgtgTGCAATGCCATAAATGCTTTGCACAAAATGCCCATCTCaaagaacacatcagaactcacactaatgagaaaccctatcagtgtgaatattgtcagaaatgttttggtaCAAAGTCTCATCTCAAAgcgcacatcagaactcataacaacgagaaaccctatcaatgtgaatattgtcagaaatgttttacacgaaATAATAATCTTaaacaacacatcagaactcacaccaatgaAAAACTCTACCAATGTGAGTTTTGCCAGAAATGCTTTGGAAGCAATTCTCATCTTATAG